In Zingiber officinale cultivar Zhangliang chromosome 6A, Zo_v1.1, whole genome shotgun sequence, a single genomic region encodes these proteins:
- the LOC121995634 gene encoding pentatricopeptide repeat-containing protein At5g42450, mitochondrial-like isoform X1 encodes MAYSIFLLNSACYLNGPNGPARVWPDRRHFATYSKKRAHAKLLKAGVPSPESNLAHEYCDCSAFHCARKLFDETPHWDVVSATSLLGAFARRGRHRDAILLLPGVLSLGIRPNEFTFGTALRSSTALGDLDLGKQLHASAVKLALRSNVFVGSSLVDLYVKLAMIQEAQIAHEDIQEPNVVSYTALLSGYLKNDRFHDAMRLFEEMPERNIVAWNAVIGGCSQVGLNEEAVNLFLTMLREGFRPNQSTYPCLLTAAANMGALGMGRSFHASSIKYLGQLDVFVSNSLISFYSKCGCLEDSVSAFESHEERNQVSWNAMICGFGQNGRGKEAVEFYDRMRRSGLKPNGITLLGLLFGCSHAGLVEEGYGCFNSVKSEQPEILTMEHYACVVDLLARSGRFEEAERFLEELPFEPGIGFWKALLGGTHLHPNTEAVESIASRILALNPKDISSYVLLSNLYSAAGNWKRVSMIRREMKEKGMKRIPGCSWIEIRDQVHVFFTGDRKHAKTDEIYMVLATFLDNEEQYQTRIWI; translated from the coding sequence CCTCAAAGCCGGCGTCCCGTCGCCAGAATCCAATCTCGCCCACGAGTACTGTGACTGCTCCGCCTTTCACTGTGCCCGCAAGCTGTTCGACGAAACGCCCCACTGGGACGTTGTCTCGGCGACGTCCCTTTTGGGCGCATTCGCCCGCCGGGGCCGCCACCGCGATGCCATTTTGCTCCTCCCCGGCGTTCTTTCTCTCGGCATCAGGCCCAACGAATTCACCTTCGGCACGGCGCTGCGCTCCTCCACCGCCCTTGGCGATCTCGACCTCGGCAAGCAGCTCCATGCATCTGCGGTAAAGTTAGCTCTCCGTTCTAATGTATTCGTCGGCAGCTCCCTCGTCGACCTCTACGTCAAATTGGCTATGATTCAAGAAGCGCAGATCGCGCACGAAGACATCCAGGAACCAAATGTCGTCTCGTACACTGCACTCTTGAGCGGGTACCTTAAGAATGACAGGTTCCATGACGCAATGCGGCTGTTCGAGGAAATGCCTGAGAGAAATATTGTCGCATGGAACGCAGTGATCGGAGGCTGTAGTCAAGTTGGCCTCAATGAGGAAGCGGTCAATCTATTCCTGACCATGTTGCGGGAAGGTTTCAGGCCTAACCAGTCCACCTACCCCTGTCTTCTTACTGCAGCAGCAAACATGGGAGCGCTGGGGATGGGCAGAAGCTTTCATGCTTCCTCTATCAAATACTTGGGCCAGCTTGATGTTTTTGTGTCAAATTCATTGATTAGCTTCTATTCCAAATGTGGGTGTTTGGAAGACAGTGTTTCAGCATTTGAGAGCCATGAGGAGAGAAATCAAGTTTCTTGGAATGCTATGATTTGCGGGTTCGGGCAAAATGGAAGAGGCAAGGAAGCCGTAGAATTCTACGATAGAATGCGGCGATCAGGGTTAAAGCCGAACGGTATCACTCTTCTTGGCTTGTTGTTTGGTTGCAGCCATGCAGGCTTAGTGGAAGAAGGATATGGTTGCTTCAATTCTGTGAAATCTGAGCAGCCAGAGATACTGACAATGGAGCATTATGCTTGTGTGGTGGATTTGCTAGCTCGGTCTGGAAGATTTGAGGAAGCAGAGAGGTTCCTCGAGGAACTGCCTTTTGAGCCAGGAATCGGGTTTTGGAAGGCCTTGCTCGGGGGGACTCATTTGCATCCAAACACAGAGGCGGTGGAGTCGATTGCGAGCCGGATTCTCGCACTGAATCCGAAGGATATATCATCCTACGTTTTGCTATCCAATCTCTACTCAGCTGCAGGGAATTGGAAGAGAGTGTCAATGATCAGGAGAGAGATGAAGGAGAAAGGAATGAAGAGGATTCCTGGTTGTAGCTGGATTGAGATCAGGGACCAGGTTCATGTGTTCTTTACTGGAGACAGGAAGCATGCAAAGACTGATGAGATTTATATGGTTTTAGCTACATTCTTGGACAATGAAGAACAATACCAGACACGTATTTGGATTTAA
- the LOC121995634 gene encoding pentatricopeptide repeat-containing protein At5g42450, mitochondrial-like isoform X2, giving the protein MRAHAKLLKAGVPSPESNLAHEYCDCSAFHCARKLFDETPHWDVVSATSLLGAFARRGRHRDAILLLPGVLSLGIRPNEFTFGTALRSSTALGDLDLGKQLHASAVKLALRSNVFVGSSLVDLYVKLAMIQEAQIAHEDIQEPNVVSYTALLSGYLKNDRFHDAMRLFEEMPERNIVAWNAVIGGCSQVGLNEEAVNLFLTMLREGFRPNQSTYPCLLTAAANMGALGMGRSFHASSIKYLGQLDVFVSNSLISFYSKCGCLEDSVSAFESHEERNQVSWNAMICGFGQNGRGKEAVEFYDRMRRSGLKPNGITLLGLLFGCSHAGLVEEGYGCFNSVKSEQPEILTMEHYACVVDLLARSGRFEEAERFLEELPFEPGIGFWKALLGGTHLHPNTEAVESIASRILALNPKDISSYVLLSNLYSAAGNWKRVSMIRREMKEKGMKRIPGCSWIEIRDQVHVFFTGDRKHAKTDEIYMVLATFLDNEEQYQTRIWI; this is encoded by the coding sequence CCTCAAAGCCGGCGTCCCGTCGCCAGAATCCAATCTCGCCCACGAGTACTGTGACTGCTCCGCCTTTCACTGTGCCCGCAAGCTGTTCGACGAAACGCCCCACTGGGACGTTGTCTCGGCGACGTCCCTTTTGGGCGCATTCGCCCGCCGGGGCCGCCACCGCGATGCCATTTTGCTCCTCCCCGGCGTTCTTTCTCTCGGCATCAGGCCCAACGAATTCACCTTCGGCACGGCGCTGCGCTCCTCCACCGCCCTTGGCGATCTCGACCTCGGCAAGCAGCTCCATGCATCTGCGGTAAAGTTAGCTCTCCGTTCTAATGTATTCGTCGGCAGCTCCCTCGTCGACCTCTACGTCAAATTGGCTATGATTCAAGAAGCGCAGATCGCGCACGAAGACATCCAGGAACCAAATGTCGTCTCGTACACTGCACTCTTGAGCGGGTACCTTAAGAATGACAGGTTCCATGACGCAATGCGGCTGTTCGAGGAAATGCCTGAGAGAAATATTGTCGCATGGAACGCAGTGATCGGAGGCTGTAGTCAAGTTGGCCTCAATGAGGAAGCGGTCAATCTATTCCTGACCATGTTGCGGGAAGGTTTCAGGCCTAACCAGTCCACCTACCCCTGTCTTCTTACTGCAGCAGCAAACATGGGAGCGCTGGGGATGGGCAGAAGCTTTCATGCTTCCTCTATCAAATACTTGGGCCAGCTTGATGTTTTTGTGTCAAATTCATTGATTAGCTTCTATTCCAAATGTGGGTGTTTGGAAGACAGTGTTTCAGCATTTGAGAGCCATGAGGAGAGAAATCAAGTTTCTTGGAATGCTATGATTTGCGGGTTCGGGCAAAATGGAAGAGGCAAGGAAGCCGTAGAATTCTACGATAGAATGCGGCGATCAGGGTTAAAGCCGAACGGTATCACTCTTCTTGGCTTGTTGTTTGGTTGCAGCCATGCAGGCTTAGTGGAAGAAGGATATGGTTGCTTCAATTCTGTGAAATCTGAGCAGCCAGAGATACTGACAATGGAGCATTATGCTTGTGTGGTGGATTTGCTAGCTCGGTCTGGAAGATTTGAGGAAGCAGAGAGGTTCCTCGAGGAACTGCCTTTTGAGCCAGGAATCGGGTTTTGGAAGGCCTTGCTCGGGGGGACTCATTTGCATCCAAACACAGAGGCGGTGGAGTCGATTGCGAGCCGGATTCTCGCACTGAATCCGAAGGATATATCATCCTACGTTTTGCTATCCAATCTCTACTCAGCTGCAGGGAATTGGAAGAGAGTGTCAATGATCAGGAGAGAGATGAAGGAGAAAGGAATGAAGAGGATTCCTGGTTGTAGCTGGATTGAGATCAGGGACCAGGTTCATGTGTTCTTTACTGGAGACAGGAAGCATGCAAAGACTGATGAGATTTATATGGTTTTAGCTACATTCTTGGACAATGAAGAACAATACCAGACACGTATTTGGATTTAA